The following is a genomic window from Psychrobacter immobilis.
GCAGGCGGCGCTCATCAATTTAGAAAAGAGACGGGCTGTATCATTGTTTCGGCAGAAAAAAAGCATCAATGGTATCGCGGTATCGGTGGGCATGCCATGCATTTTGTGGATATAAATCTTGCGCATTATGTGGCCAGACGTCAAGGTCGCTCCCTTAAAAATCTGTATTATCCTGCCCATCTTACGCCTGATATTATCGTTAAAGATGGGGATAGCGTGCCAAAATTTGATGAATGGCGAGTACTGGAAACACCCGGTCATACAGATCGTGATTTATCTCTATTTCATATACCAAGTCGGCAAGTCTATACGGCAGATTTAATTATCAAACTGCGTCATAAGTTCGTGGCGCCTTTTCCTATTTATGATCCTAAAGTCTATATTCAGTCACTACAAAGAATAAAGGCGTTAAAACCTTCTATGGTCATGATGGCACATGGATGTGAGCTGGCAATCGACGCAGAAACGTTTGATATGCTGATTACGCAAGCACCCAAGCATCCACGGACGATTAAAGACACGATTAAGCATAAGCTACTGTGGCGAAAAGACGCTGACTTCACTATTTTTAAACGAAACCGTAAAAAATAAAGTGAAATTTTAAACAAAAAAAAGCCCAGTCACTATTAACATAATGACTGGGTTTTCTAAATATGGTGGGCCGACCGCGACTCGAACGCGGGACCAATTGATTAAAAGTCAACTGCTCTACCAACTGAGCTATCGGCCCTGAAGAGTATATAAAAAAGCATGGCTTTTTTAACTCTGCAAGTGAATTTACAACTTCGTAAATTCGGTGAAGTTTTCTAAAAGAAAGCTTCTTAAACTTTGTTACTTATTATGCCAATACCTGATAGGGCAATGTACATAACAAGCATAATACTAAATATGGTGGGCCGACCGCGACTCGAACGCGGGACCAATTGATTAAAAGTCAACTGCTCTACCAACTGAGCTATCGGCCCTGAGCGAAGATAAAATGAAGTAGTACTTCATCTGAGTGCAAGAGAATTTACATTTTCGTAAATTCTAAAAACTCTATACCTTTACTAGGTTTATATCTACTACAAGATAAATTTCCTTGAAGGCAAACTTATTAAAACTAGACATCTAAAAAATGTCTTTAAACTTAATTTTTAATATTAGGTTAATCAACATTAAAAGAGGCATTAAGTTTGTTTCAACGTTTAAAGAATTTCTATCCCTAAACGTGAGAGCACATTATATACACTATCAGGACAATTACAACCCCGTAATATAAAAAAAGTGCAATTAATGCGAAAAAATGCGTTTTTTTATATAATTTGGCTTATTGGTGGCTGTTTCATGGCAGTAAATGCCTATTTAAAACGTCAGTCGCGACGTTTTAGTCCCTAGACAGTGCTTCAACAGGATCTAATTTAGCAGCATTACGCGCTGGCAAGAATCCAAATACGACACCAATCAGTGTTGAACATATAAATGCAGCAATGATAGAGGTTGGTGAGTAAATCACTTTAAAGCTATCACCAGCAAAATTATTAATGATTTCACCAATAGCAAAGGCCAGTCCAATACCTAATAAGCCGCCCAAAATACAGACGAGTACGGCTTCTATCAAAAACTGCTGCATGATATCGTTTTGACGAGCCCCAACTGCCATACGTACACCAATTTCATTAGTGCGTTCCGTGACCGATACTAGCATAATATTCATCACACCAATACCACCAACGATCAATGAGATAACAGCAACCGATGAGATGAGCAGTGTCATAGTACCTGTCGTTGATTCAATGGTCTGACGAATAGAATCTGAGTTAATAATATTAAAATCATCTTTACCATGGCGACCTTCTATTATGTCGGAAATAGCTGACTCAGCTACACTAGATGAGACACTATCATCTAACAGTGCTATAAAACTATCAATATTTGCACTACCAGTTATACGTGACATCACAGTGGTATAAGGCATATATATGACAGGTGTCGTGCTACTTGGTCCAAAGCCACCGTCGCTTGCCTCAAGGACGCCAACCACGCGTCC
Proteins encoded in this region:
- a CDS encoding MBL fold metallo-hydrolase — its product is MSLCEIIRLEGYIQSTYLAVYPDKIMLLDGGCRPDVAMVLDYIRTTLQRPISDLKVVVVTHMHPDHAGGAHQFRKETGCIIVSAEKKHQWYRGIGGHAMHFVDINLAHYVARRQGRSLKNLYYPAHLTPDIIVKDGDSVPKFDEWRVLETPGHTDRDLSLFHIPSRQVYTADLIIKLRHKFVAPFPIYDPKVYIQSLQRIKALKPSMVMMAHGCELAIDAETFDMLITQAPKHPRTIKDTIKHKLLWRKDADFTIFKRNRKK